The segment AACAGAGATGGAGAACATGAAATGGAAGCCACCATTGTGGATGGACAAGGAAAGAACTCAGGCTCAGTAGCTTGTCTGCGAAGAGTGAAAAACCCAATAAAAGCAGCCCGATGTGTTATGGAAAAGAGTGCACACTCGTTACTAATAGGAGAAGGTGCGGAACAGTTTCTAGACAGTCTTGGAGAGAAAGAAACAACACTGAAATCCGAGTACTTTGACACTGACATAAGATACAAGGAGTTGCTTATGAAGTCAGGAGATGGCAAGAATAACCATCCTCAAACTGTAGGTGCAGTTGCGCTGGATAAGTGGGGCAAGTTGGCAGCAGCCACATCTACTGGAGGTTTAGTTGGCAAGTGGAAAGGCAGAGTCGGTGACACCGCTATAGTGGGGGCAGGAATATATGCTGATGAGAAACTTGCCGTGACCTGCTCTGGTGATGGCGACGCTTTCTTACGTCAAACAGTTGCTCACAAAGTAGCCAGCTTGTACAACCTCAAGGGTTACACCCTCAGACAGGCTTGTCGGGAAGTTATCCATAACGATCTGGAGGAAAAGTGTGCTGGAATTATTGCTGTAGACCATCAAGGTGAAGCGGTTATTGAAACCAACGCTGGGGTCATGTTTGTTGGTTCAATGGTCAACGGCATTCCTCGTACTGAAGTACTGAGACCTATGAAGGAGTTGTCGAATGTGATTTGGGAGACTAATGAATTGGTAGCTCACCTACAGCCCAATCCTTGGACTCCAGGAGCCACTATTCTCACTCGGAAAACTATAAATGGACCTAGAAGCATCTTTCAGTTAGTGCTACCTGACTACATAGCAATGATGCAGGGGGCTCAGTCTGTTGCCAATATCCTTTGTGAGAAACTTGGTGTGCATCGCTGTGCCCTTGTGTTTATGCCAGAATTCGACAAGCCAGCTTGCATCAAAATATTGCCTCTCCATGGCCTAGAACCAAACTGGAAGCCTCAGCTTGCTGAGGAAACAGAGTTCAATCCTTACGACCCTGGATACTGTAGCTCCAAAAGTGGTCCACGATGTGAGGATATACATCTTGACCAGGTGCAAGCAAAGATTCGCTCTCGACTCCCAACACCCAATGCACCTTCTTGCTTTAATTTCCATGGGGATCTCTCTGAAGGTGGCCTTTTCCCCCGCATTATCCGTGGTGAGGAGCAACAGTGGCGTGTCTGGGAAGACAATGAACATGTAGCCTTCCTTACTCCTTTTCCAAATACACCAGGCTTGACAGTCCTAGTGCCAAGAAAACCTCTTACCAGTGACATCTTCTGTCTGAAAGACAATGACTATACATCACTAATTGTGGCAGTACGAAAGGTTGCTAATCTTTTGCAAGACGGAATGAATGCCCATGATGTAGCTCTCATATTTGAAGGTTTTGAGTTTGATTATGCCCATGCCAAACTGATTCCATTAGTTCCTCAGCCCAATGCCATAAAACCCACAGCCGTGGTTTCTCAGTTCTGCCCAACTTACGCAGGATATGTAACATCAGTAGATGGCCCACTGGCTAACAAAGACGACCTTACAGAGATCCACACCAAGATCACAAAGACTACTGCTCCTAAGTCCTGGGAAGACCCACAGACTCATGCTGCATCCGCCATTAAGAGCAAATGGTATCGCAATCTCTTTCAAATCCAAAACACCCTGTTTCACAGCACGGTAGAGTACTTCAACAACAAATGCAAGTATGCTTACGCACTGACACCTATCACCACTGACACAATCTCTTCTCCAATGGGTCTGGGGTCAGATTCTGAGCCTGTGTTTGTTAACATGCTGGGCCAAGATGTATATCTGGCGGACTCTATGCAATTTGTTTTAGAGTACTTCATAAGGTTTCACGACGGTCTTCCCGGGGCTTACTACGTGTCCCCCAGTTTCAGAGGGGAAGACCCTGATGCTACGCATCTCAACCAGTTCTACCATGTGGAATGCGAGCTTCTGGGTGACATGAATGTTGCTATTAGTAGAGCTGAAGGCTACATTGCCCATTTAACTCAAGCAATGCTAAAGGAGCATTCAAACATTATCTTTAACACTGCTGGTACACTATCCCATGCCCAAGAACTATTGAAGAACTTGGAAAAACCCCTTCCAAGAATAACCTTGGATCAAGCCATTCAAATGATGCCTTCCTCTGACTGCCTTGAATGGGTTCAGGAGGGACAACCACAGTTTGGCAGGAAGCTAACTCGAAAGGGAGAAAGAGTTCTAATAGAAAAGTATGGAGGTGCAGTTTGGCTGACAGACATGGACCACCTTGGTGTGCCTTTCTACCAAGCATACATTGAAGGTTCGGGCAGGAGCAAAGCCAAGGCGGCTGACCTTCTCTTAGGATTAGGGGAGACAATAGGGCTTGGGGAACGTCATTCTACGCCTGAAATGGTACGAGAGGCCTTACAACACCATGCCGTACCAGAGGAGTCATACAAATGGTACATCAACATGCGTCAAGTCATCCCCCTGCTTACAAGTGGATGGGGTATGGGCACAGAGAGATACCTATGCTGGCTTCTACAGCACAATGATGTCAGGGACATGCAAATCATACCCAGACTGAAAGCCAAAAAGTTCATGCCTTAAATGGTATATATATTTGTCCTTGAATGCTACACTTGTGCAAAAACTTTCTACAAATACAGAATACAGAATATATAGACAGGTGTAGGGTTATAGCTTGACATATAAAGCATGGAATCAatgcaaaatattttcaaaagaaTTTTAGTAAGAATAAGGATATGAAATTTTGAAATAAAGGTTATGCTATACTTCCCTATTTCAGATTgttacatcattttattttatgataacatttagaacattttgaaataaatgttaagcTATCACTACACTGCATTTCAGATTGTTACAGTTTTAATTTTCTGATGACAGAACATTTTATGTTTTGAGCTGGGCGTGCAGCGTATTGACAGTTTGATGTATACAAATGCTTTAATTCTTTATCGCTATGTCTGTATCTTTTTCTCTTTCCTTGTTTTGTTTAACACTTGCTTAAAATAGTATATGAATGCATTACATAATGGTTTGCTGTTTTATAAGAAATGTATTATAAAACTCTTTTAAAACATTGTTTCAAAGTACATTAATAAAATCCAGATAAATTACACTTGAtgtgttttaattgttttatcaaTAAACACTGAGCTCATTGAACTTCAAGTaagaagaataaaaataaaaaaaataattagaaaCTTGTCATACAAAATATGTGATACATTTCATTCTTGTCATGTAGCTGGGCAAATATTTTACCTGAAATATTTTATCTGATGAACAAGAAAGCACATTAAACACTATAGAAATCAAATGGAGTTGGATAATTATACTGACACCCATACCAGAATAAAAATCACCAAACAGATAATGATCAAGATCAATGGGCAACAGATATGCCCTTCTGGGACAGTAACTATTCAGAGTAAAACAGGATTAGAGCTGCGCTTAAACCTTTATTGCAGAATATGTAATTTTATTCTCATGACCAACACTCACTCTCACAGAACTTGTGACAAGCTGTTAAAAAAAGTCTCACAAACTGACAACAGCATGCAGATAAAGAAAACAGTGCCTCTTTTTCCAACATACACAACCACATAGGGGCAGTataacaaacaaagcaaaaattTCTACTTCCAGATATGCTATTGAGACGTGATTTGATTACATTTTTCTAATATATTTCTTACACATTTCTATACTGTTTAGGAAACAAGGCTATTTATCTTTGTAATGGCGTAAATTATCACATCCAGTCATGGATTTGTCAGAAAACCCTTGCACATATCATATATAATatactaaagggatagttcacccaaaaataacaattctgtcattaattactcacccccacaTCACTCTTTgttcaagatatttttgatgaaatctgagagctttctgacccttcatagataGCAATGGTGGAGGACTGCCCCAGAAGAGaagaaagttgttatttttgttttctttgcacatgaaatatattcttgtagcttcataaaattacggttgaaccagtgatgtcccatggactattttaacaatgtccttactacatttctgtgccttgaccatagtaggacccttgctgtctataaagggtcagaaagctctcagatttcatcaaaaatatcttaattgatatttagggtgagtaattgatgacagaattaaaatttttgggcaATGTGACtcgtcttaagtagcatgggtatttttgtagcaatagccaaaaatacatgggtcaaaattatctatttttcttttatgacaaaaatcatcagAATATTACGTAaaaatcatgttacatgaagatattttgaaaagttcctactgtaaatatatcaaaacttaattttagattagttatatgcattgctaaggggattttgtcaatatttcgattgttttgcaccctcagattccagattttcaaatacagaagtcatttgaagtggatcaaatacattcatcaaaattgtcctaaaacaagaacaggtattgttttggttttaggacaactttgataaaaAGTTTTGATCTGTTGAAGTGTTGACTACtgtagttgtatctcaaccaaatattgtcctatcctaacaaaccatacatcagtggaaagcttattcattcagttttcagatgatgtataaatctctattttaaaagtgacactttatgactggatttgtgatCCAGGCTCACAAATTAGCATTGCATAGGCATACATCAGAAACACGTTAAATGGTAGGCTATTAAACGACAGCATAAATACTGTAGCAAAGCTATGAAATTCATGTACTATCCTAAAAggcaaaacagaaaataaaaaaaagaactaaatagggagcacccggatttgaaccggggacctcttgatctgcagtcaaatgctctaccactgagctatacccccttGCGGTTCTACTCGTAATTTCTTTACAATATATTCCTATAGGTAGTGATTGAAATACTGTCACATATAATTGTAAATCTGAATTTAAACAAGTAAGAGACAATTTATTAATATTCCCCTTCTTTTCCAGCTCACAGAATATCACAACAACGTAATATGTGATCTCTGCTTCATTGTTAGCTATTTGCAACATCGACTACCGCTGAGTGGTTGTATTGCAGGGAGTGCGCGAGTGACATGGCTGCCCAAACTCGAGCTCTCGTAGCGGCGCGATGGCTTGCGGACGCTGTCAAAAGCAACCGAGTGGGGCCAAATCTGCGGATATTAGACGCATCTTGGTATCTACCTAAAGTGAATCGCAATCCCAGAGCCGAGTTCGAAAAAACTCACATTCCCGGAGCCTCGTTTTTCGACATCGACGACTGTTGTGACAAAAGCTCCAAGTTTGATCACATGCTGCCCAGCGAGGGCGAGTTCGCAGACTACGTGGGGAACCTGGGAATAGGCAACAACACTCATGTCGTCGTCTACGATACCAGCGACTTTGGTTCGTTCGCTGCTCCACGGGTGTGGTGGATGTTTAGGGTGTTTGGGCACAATTCGGTGTCGGTTCTGAACGGTGGGTTCAAGAACTGGCTGAAGGAGGGTCATCCGGTTACCGAGCAATACAGTAAACCAGAGCGTGCCAAGTTCAAGGCGTCCTTTGACAAGTCCTGGGTCAGAACTTATGAAGACGTTTTGAACAATattaaaaccaaagaatttcaaGTAGTCGACGCCAGAGTCAATGGAAGATTTCGTGGGGTTGAACCAGAGCCAAGGGAAGGTGAGTAACGTTATTGATGGTTACCTGTTACGCAATTTCTCTGTAAAACAGGGTATTGATTACTTAGTTTTGATAGCCctgctaaaaaacaaaacaatagaaactaattctaattctaatggtttccactacagaTACCattaacttttaaccattaaaaccataaaaaaaaatgttttctgtagTGTCTTGGGACATAGGATTCCAATAGAAGGGGACCAGTTACCAATAGAGACCCACAGGGTCCATTGCGGTTTTAGttaaaaccaatacaagtcccattataaccagtagaACCATACACATTTTGTTATGgtgtctattgttttttttttttttcagcagggagtttAGGGTTTAGGTTTTATGTCTGGGAATATATCCATGCATGTTATATATGTACATGTACATGTCATAGTggcatagttcatccaaaaaattttaaaggagtagttcactttcagaactaaaatgtacagataatgtactcgcccccttgtcatccaagatgttcatgtctttcgttcctcagtcgtaaagaaattatgtttttttgaggaaaacatttcaggatttctctccatataatggacttctatggtgcccccgagtttgaacttccaaaatgcagtttaaattagggctgcacgattaatcgcacgatgttgtgaggcgcgtttagtcaatgaagccggtactttgattagtattATCTCCaacacgtgcgttcagctggagcggcaattaaacGTAAAAATTAAGCCTCACAACatcatgcgattaatcgtgcagccctagtttaaatgcagcttcaaagggctctaaatgatcccagttgaggaagaagtgtcttatctagagaaacgatcggttattttctaaaaacatttgcaatttagatactttttaatctctacacagagtacacacagagctagacaagaggagcatttgaggttaaaaagtatataaattgtaattttttttttgaaaataaccaatcgttttgctggataagacccttctttcctcggctgtgactgtttagagccatttaaagctggattttggaagttcaaactccggggcaccatagaagtccattatatggagagaaatccttaaatgttttcctcaaaaaacataatttccttacgactgaagaaagaaagacatgaatatcttggatgacaagggggtgagtacattatctgtacatttttgttctgaaagtgaactactcctttactACTCCTTATATTTTcaatgaagaaagacagacatgtatagtgatgaaagccaaaatatttaatgtcatggatgaatatttgcTGAGTAATCCATTATTTTGTtgagggggtcaaaatggcaattttcacctgagattcagagccaaattacaagttggtaaaaatgacttcagaacgATAGCAGgaacataatgttatttttacacagaaattagtaggtctgttagtaaatctgtttagcaatctttgttgcattatgaccattcaaaaatggggaaacagcactttttaaGTTTTTACTTCAAAGTTTGGATGTCTGTAACTAAAGTATTAAAGTATGAAGCATTAAACCGAAggattaaagatatcttaatgcccttttaaatatttggtcttaacaaactttcatttttgcatcttaatttttaaggccctgtatgGTTCAGTTACAGAGATATTGCAATGTcagtatggctccaggagtaaatcattaaattTACACACATTCAGTGgacaaaaaccaaatgtgggtcactttacaaaaaataatgcttttttttttttaaagaggaatgtctggaGAACAATTAATGTTGAGActagaattgtatcttgtttccttctgtcaagacaactgcattgaacatgcacatctgagtgccataaatatgctttttccaaagtttgcatgcctgtaactcaacaagtattaaagatatcttaatattGTTATACATTctagttcttaataaacttttcttttgaaatCTTCATTTTCCAGGctctacatcattcagtcccagagatataggGATctcaattagggatgcaccgataccaatcggtcgataaagcttgcgcgttttgtcagtaaagccggttctgtaatcagcggtaaatgccatcaggtgcgtgatttcacgttgagccgtatatactacacacagccgttgtttaccgacgagctgcgcatagcaatgttcattatcagtttgaatgtgcgcagctcgtctaaacaacggctgtgtgtagtatatatggctcaacgtgaaatcacgcacctgatggcatttaccgctgattacagaaccggctttactgacaaaacgcgcaagttatcgaccgataaggatcggtgcatccctaatctcAATGCAGCTCCATTTTCAGATagttgaatattacccattttgAGTGGTTGAAAActaaatgttggtcactttgtatataTGCTTTTATTCATAAGTTATTTGTGAAGTACTCATATAGAATATACCACTAGGTACAACAACCAAAGATTTTATGTACCACTGTAAGACATAAATGGTATTTATCAAAATCTTTCTCTTTCTATTAGACACCGAACCTGGTCATATTCCTGGATCAATCAACATGCCTTTTCCCAACTTCATGGACTCGACATCGGGTCTAGAACTTCCTGTGGAGGAACTCAAGAAGCTCTTCCAGCAGGCTGGAGTCGACATGCAGAAGCCTTTCTGGATCACCTGTGGCTCAGGTGTGACAGCCTGTCACATCGCCCTCGCTGCTCACCTGTGTGGACACCCAGGGGTCTATCTGTACGATGGCTCATGGTCCGAGTGGTTCGCCAAAGCTCCACCTGAACACGTGATCTCTGAGGGAAAAGGAAAACAGCCATGATTAATGGTTTCTTAGAATAAAGGACTGATGAATAACAGAATCACCGGAGTTTTAATTGAGGGCTCATTTGTTTTAGAAATTATTGCATAAAAAGGCTATTACGTACTGTACTATTCTACAACTATTCCATCT is part of the Garra rufa chromosome 1, GarRuf1.0, whole genome shotgun sequence genome and harbors:
- the LOC141324408 gene encoding uncharacterized protein: MLFEHSALDGMVAGLVVERLWQLSESANTEIINTQTNGLAPPSNAGSLLPKPLKMPLEGITMPTQPLSSLLQTSQSVMTFEVLSYPDVFTTLRGHRGLYDAWVNFALQLSLRQTLGDAASSLIMVTPTHMRHFKHGRCDPTYSTTVRSHQLVTALASCIGPDKVPRYTNEIFRLFHLAFIEHKNLIKATKLGLGVGPHLAALRRSMSQENPLKRFLDPFGCPSVYLTGSDLMEGVECAVGNVYATDQLAVTYLGRKDKVRVVLNGKGTFANVLGNLKETLELNLKLVMLLALRYAIAGQMGAIECLLQDNEEKLVNGSSVDDPVKAVEQKGHNKTMKPDFTLVIHGGAGEEMMLNQKVIGTIEFALQTALTLGAQVLFHGGSGLDAVQRSVIALEDCFLFNAGKGSVYNRDGEHEMEATIVDGQGKNSGSVACLRRVKNPIKAARCVMEKSAHSLLIGEGAEQFLDSLGEKETTLKSEYFDTDIRYKELLMKSGDGKNNHPQTVGAVALDKWGKLAAATSTGGLVGKWKGRVGDTAIVGAGIYADEKLAVTCSGDGDAFLRQTVAHKVASLYNLKGYTLRQACREVIHNDLEEKCAGIIAVDHQGEAVIETNAGVMFVGSMVNGIPRTEVLRPMKELSNVIWETNELVAHLQPNPWTPGATILTRKTINGPRSIFQLVLPDYIAMMQGAQSVANILCEKLGVHRCALVFMPEFDKPACIKILPLHGLEPNWKPQLAEETEFNPYDPGYCSSKSGPRCEDIHLDQVQAKIRSRLPTPNAPSCFNFHGDLSEGGLFPRIIRGEEQQWRVWEDNEHVAFLTPFPNTPGLTVLVPRKPLTSDIFCLKDNDYTSLIVAVRKVANLLQDGMNAHDVALIFEGFEFDYAHAKLIPLVPQPNAIKPTAVVSQFCPTYAGYVTSVDGPLANKDDLTEIHTKITKTTAPKSWEDPQTHAASAIKSKWYRNLFQIQNTLFHSTVEYFNNKCKYAYALTPITTDTISSPMGLGSDSEPVFVNMLGQDVYLADSMQFVLEYFIRFHDGLPGAYYVSPSFRGEDPDATHLNQFYHVECELLGDMNVAISRAEGYIAHLTQAMLKEHSNIIFNTAGTLSHAQELLKNLEKPLPRITLDQAIQMMPSSDCLEWVQEGQPQFGRKLTRKGERVLIEKYGGAVWLTDMDHLGVPFYQAYIEGSGRSKAKAADLLLGLGETIGLGERHSTPEMVREALQHHAVPEESYKWYINMRQVIPLLTSGWGMGTERYLCWLLQHNDVRDMQIIPRLKAKKFMP
- the mpst gene encoding 3-mercaptopyruvate sulfurtransferase, producing MAAQTRALVAARWLADAVKSNRVGPNLRILDASWYLPKVNRNPRAEFEKTHIPGASFFDIDDCCDKSSKFDHMLPSEGEFADYVGNLGIGNNTHVVVYDTSDFGSFAAPRVWWMFRVFGHNSVSVLNGGFKNWLKEGHPVTEQYSKPERAKFKASFDKSWVRTYEDVLNNIKTKEFQVVDARVNGRFRGVEPEPREDTEPGHIPGSINMPFPNFMDSTSGLELPVEELKKLFQQAGVDMQKPFWITCGSGVTACHIALAAHLCGHPGVYLYDGSWSEWFAKAPPEHVISEGKGKQP